In Dehalococcoidia bacterium, the sequence GAGCCCGTGGTCCAGTGCGTCGGCAGCCGGAGGAAGCCGAACTCGGCGCTGGCGAAGAGCGAGAGATCCCAGGCCGCGCGACGGAGGTCGAGGAGCGCCTGGGCCAGGGCCTCGAGCGCGGCGAGCTCGAACTTGCCCCGCGACAGCTGGCAGTAGTGCGGATTGAGCTGGAGCCTGGAAAAGCCCAGCTCCGCGGTGGCCCAGTCGCGGTCGAGCGGCAGGCTCACGCCGTAGCCCGCGGCCGAGCCGAGCGGGTTCGCGTCGAGGTACTCCCGGGTCTGCAGCGCGCGCCAGGCGTCGTCGATGAAGGCCTCGGCGTAGCCCGCCCACCAGTGGCCGACGGTGCTCGCCATCGCCCGCTGGAGGTGGGTGTAGCCGGGCATCAGCAACCCAGCCTCGCGGCCGGCGCGCTCGAGGGCCACCGTCGCCACCGCGAGGCCCGCACGCGCGAGCTCCCCCAGCCTGGCCCGGAGCCACAGCCGAGTCGCGACCAGGACCTGGTCGNNNNNNNNNNGATCTTGCGTCCGAGCTCGCCGAGGCGCTCGCCGAGCCAGGCCTCAAGCGCGCTGTGCCCGTCCTCGAAGCGGGCATCGAGGG encodes:
- a CDS encoding lyase family protein, producing the protein DQVLVATRLWLRARLGELARAGLAVATVALERAGREAGLLMPGYTHLQRAMASTVGHWWAGYAEAFIDDAWRALQTREYLDANPLGSAAGYGVSLPLDRDWATAELGFSRLQLNPHYCQLSRGKFELAALEALAQALLDLRRAAWDLSLFASAEFGFLRLPTHWTTGS